CGAGGAGCTCGCGACCGAGGTCGGTGAGCGCGAGGGAGACCCGGCGGCGGTCCTGCTCGCTCTGGGAGCGGACGACCACGCCACGCTGCACGAGGCCGTCGACGACCGCCGTCACCGAGGGGGCTGAGACCGCGAGCTTGCGGGCGAGCGAGGTGGAGGCCTCGGCGCCCTCGGCGAGCTGTAGGAGCATCCGGTACTGCGCGAGCGAGAGCTCGACCGTGCCGAGCGCGAGCTCGAGCTGGCGGGCGAGGCGCGCGGCGGTACGGCCGACGGACTCGTGGAGAAGTTTGGAGGTCACACCTTTAGGCTAGCAAATGACCTCAGCGCGCCGGGACGGTGGCCGGGAGGATTCGCGCGCGCTGGCGGCTTCAAACGACCGTGGCCGGCGTGCCGTCGTCGGTGACCATCGGCAGGCCCGCCTCGTGCCAGCCGCGCATCCCGCCGGCGAGGTTGATCGTCTGGTGGCCGACGCCCGCGAGCGCCGCCGCGGCGCGCGCCGAACGGCCCCCGCCCCTGCAGACACAGACGATGGTCACGCCCTTTGGGACCTCCTCGACGCGCCCTTCGAGCTCACCGAGGGGGATGTGGTGGGCCTCGGCGGCGTGGCCGCCCTCCCACTCGTTCGGCTCCCGGACGTCGAGGAGGAAGGCCCCA
This Acidimicrobiales bacterium DNA region includes the following protein-coding sequences:
- a CDS encoding rhodanese-like domain-containing protein, which gives rise to MTNAGESMQEVGPEEANELIAGGAFLLDVREPNEWEGGHAAEAHHIPLGELEGRVEEVPKGVTIVCVCRGGGRSARAAAALAGVGHQTINLAGGMRGWHEAGLPMVTDDGTPATVV
- a CDS encoding MarR family transcriptional regulator is translated as MTSKLLHESVGRTAARLARQLELALGTVELSLAQYRMLLQLAEGAEASTSLARKLAVSAPSVTAVVDGLVQRGVVVRSQSEQDRRRVSLALTDLGRELLGRAEDAVRARLEEIAGSLGDEVRAEDALLALALWGDALEAYRAHRLALRTTPAATQS